One stretch of Rathayibacter festucae DSM 15932 DNA includes these proteins:
- a CDS encoding cyclase family protein → MTGAIPINIPITTEMLHWGRRPTYEMVEQIVDGYPSDVSRWLIGAHTGTHVDAPSHFVPGGATVDEIALESVVGPVRVLDLRHVVEEITDEDLVAAGAEGAVRVLFRTRNSTDALTRAVKSETWVGLAPSGARWLVEHGVLFAGLDYMTMEAPAHTEEWPTHVILCGAGVVILENADLAQVEPGDYLMVCQPVAFEGREAAPAPTVLLPLP, encoded by the coding sequence ATGACCGGCGCCATCCCGATCAACATCCCGATCACCACCGAGATGCTCCACTGGGGCCGCCGGCCGACCTACGAGATGGTCGAGCAGATCGTGGACGGCTACCCCTCCGACGTCTCGCGCTGGCTGATCGGCGCGCACACCGGGACGCACGTCGACGCGCCGTCGCACTTCGTGCCGGGCGGCGCGACCGTCGACGAGATCGCGCTGGAGAGCGTGGTCGGGCCGGTCCGGGTGCTCGACCTGCGGCACGTCGTGGAGGAGATCACGGACGAGGACCTCGTCGCGGCCGGTGCCGAGGGGGCCGTGCGCGTGCTGTTCCGCACCCGCAACTCGACCGACGCGCTGACCCGCGCGGTGAAGTCGGAGACCTGGGTCGGCCTCGCGCCGAGCGGTGCGCGCTGGCTGGTCGAGCACGGCGTGCTCTTCGCGGGCCTGGACTACATGACGATGGAGGCGCCCGCGCACACCGAGGAGTGGCCGACCCACGTGATCCTCTGCGGCGCCGGCGTCGTGATCCTCGAGAACGCGGACCTCGCGCAGGTCGAGCCCGGCGACTACCTGATGGTCTGCCAGCCTGTCGCCTTCGAGGGCCGCGAGGCCGCCCCCGCCCCGACGGTCCTGCTCCCCCTCCCGTGA
- a CDS encoding N-acyl homoserine lactonase family protein, translated as MIADDWPGAFPLSRPRRLVPLVLGHEPIAESISLRGGDSARFLLEPVTGAAIDLGDSWILIDGGFHLDRVRDPAQRAAHYDYESYTAVVPPGDALAEQIAAAGLRWEDLALVALSHLHLDHTGGLRLAPAGTPVALQRREWEWLGEGLGRRETVVPQDLLDADVRVLLLDGDTELAPGVTALDTRGHTPGHQSFRIDLADRSIVLACDAADLRRNLDERTACGWTARPGDAEEAQRSIDRLADLAAQPGVEVWPGHDPGWPAWQR; from the coding sequence ATGATCGCCGACGACTGGCCGGGCGCCTTCCCGCTGTCCCGCCCCCGCCGTCTCGTCCCGCTCGTGCTCGGCCACGAGCCGATCGCCGAGTCGATCTCGCTCCGCGGCGGCGACTCGGCGCGCTTCCTCCTCGAGCCGGTGACCGGCGCCGCGATCGACCTCGGTGACTCCTGGATCCTGATCGACGGCGGCTTCCACCTCGACCGGGTCCGCGACCCCGCCCAGCGTGCCGCGCACTACGACTACGAGAGCTACACCGCCGTCGTCCCGCCCGGCGACGCGCTCGCCGAGCAGATCGCGGCGGCCGGCCTGCGCTGGGAGGACCTCGCCCTCGTCGCCCTCTCGCACCTGCACCTCGACCACACGGGCGGGCTGCGCCTCGCTCCCGCCGGCACCCCGGTCGCCCTGCAGCGGCGGGAGTGGGAGTGGCTCGGCGAGGGCCTCGGCCGCCGCGAGACCGTCGTCCCGCAGGACCTGCTCGACGCCGACGTCCGGGTGCTGCTCCTCGACGGCGACACCGAGCTCGCCCCTGGCGTCACCGCCCTCGACACCCGCGGGCACACCCCGGGCCACCAGTCGTTCCGGATCGACCTCGCCGACCGCTCGATCGTGCTCGCCTGCGACGCGGCGGACCTCCGCCGCAACCTCGACGAGCGCACCGCCTGCGGCTGGACGGCGCGCCCCGGCGACGCGGAGGAGGCGCAGCGCTCGATCGACCGCCTCGCGGACCTCGCGGCGCAGCCCGGCGTCGAGGTCTGGCCCGGTCACGACCCCGGCTGGCCCGCCTGGCAGCGCTGA